In one Pseudomonas tensinigenes genomic region, the following are encoded:
- a CDS encoding calcium-binding protein gives MSRVELKALGATVNGQVISAANASIKTPDQAFLNALNFNSATVETRVRHADIADSGVVATLFFEIACKRSSDASALFVSARPLPAGSGMDRLNQLSQAAQTLDIHRVDSFENAPGWVSKSKSYLMSGAGVGLQAFGIYSGYMAMMDAIKKGDTLEAVYQGSSIAAEFGSLIIERGLTKTGEAMLRNGSRAFGRFPLTSAGKYLSRGAGLFASAITLPFDINDAVSSFNAAAATSGKEAQDHYVAGALSVASAGISLALGAAALAGFGSVAGPLGLAAAAILILGSMIYQAARVVDDIDDYIELSAHERLRSGWFAFTGQELDQEVLDRFKISKAFSDYTRQREVSTKALLEGAYKNFAEYVVNGSFSVELQPLKIWRHQWNERAGEQAFKLDSETVIIGGDDIIDARDGIPPNLAGSVKGTPGDDKGVFWRLDDGNDQVVGVKDKPNFFSYREGTKTLTGGSKADEFYFETTDKMLNQQAAPSGISTLDGGEGSDTLAFEGRRPVTDTRHLGYNINLQTGKVALRSHDQTTTAIEIAHVRAIENISTLRNGVSLVTGSSEANRISANGNDHIAAGDGDDTIAIRGADCRVDGGLGLDRYYIADTSARTTIIEDGEQSSVIELGWPIEWIQRWQIVGTSLLVSSLRGRDGEDPEHVLTIENIYQWVDGQRHLKNGQLLFKTQDGYELLPALPSLMQGAPAQDVEVVVSVIGKSAATEIINGGTVTLTEQGSKRHFVARTERRVEFVAGPGLPKTSRVIYLDYKDAEMVDVVVNYHVEKRAGVSLNSHLYYSDINISLLLPEKIVTLKGVVQTSTYANGYSGQNSLKVTTAHLAQDIAVVMQDGVSYRLQLPDLPYLSDAMEPGSKIRKAAGCLKPRHGEYLFSRPTIARTIALPATPNRVDIEAASHNGIYVLQGASSSYDIYLTSNMIIRLMTPGAQARTSNASTWNLFTARMTEAISRDDIKLDAERLWVGSALIELPTIEDDMPVESVSVVTRSGNIYEVALLFEVLQLYLINAQSYSSVDSLLADIRLHRQRNELAARIIVQNLGVTTKLDGTLYYNSTKDYWGIDSNPALRIKPEDLVIAPASAS, from the coding sequence GTGAGCCGTGTGGAACTCAAGGCCTTGGGCGCCACGGTCAACGGCCAGGTCATCAGTGCGGCGAACGCCAGCATAAAAACACCGGACCAGGCCTTTCTGAATGCACTCAACTTCAACTCGGCAACGGTCGAGACACGCGTCAGACACGCGGACATCGCCGACAGCGGGGTCGTGGCCACCCTCTTCTTTGAAATTGCCTGCAAACGTTCCAGCGACGCCTCGGCGCTGTTCGTCAGCGCCAGACCGCTGCCCGCCGGCAGCGGAATGGATCGCCTGAACCAACTGAGCCAAGCGGCACAAACCCTGGACATTCATCGCGTCGACTCTTTTGAAAATGCACCGGGCTGGGTCAGCAAATCCAAAAGCTACCTGATGAGTGGTGCCGGTGTCGGCTTGCAGGCATTCGGGATTTACAGCGGCTACATGGCGATGATGGATGCCATCAAAAAAGGCGACACCCTGGAAGCCGTCTACCAGGGGAGTTCGATTGCTGCCGAATTCGGTTCTCTGATCATCGAACGCGGCCTGACCAAAACCGGCGAAGCGATGCTCAGAAACGGTTCGAGGGCGTTTGGGCGATTCCCGCTGACGTCGGCCGGCAAATACCTGAGTCGGGGTGCCGGCCTCTTTGCCAGCGCAATCACCCTGCCATTCGACATCAACGATGCCGTGTCTTCGTTCAATGCGGCCGCGGCGACCAGCGGCAAGGAGGCACAGGATCACTACGTCGCCGGCGCTCTGAGTGTCGCCAGTGCGGGCATCAGCCTGGCGCTGGGCGCAGCGGCGCTGGCCGGTTTTGGCAGTGTCGCCGGCCCGTTGGGCCTGGCCGCAGCAGCCATCCTCATTCTCGGGTCGATGATTTACCAGGCCGCGCGAGTGGTCGACGATATTGATGATTACATCGAACTGAGCGCCCATGAACGCTTGCGCTCCGGCTGGTTCGCCTTCACCGGGCAGGAGCTGGATCAAGAAGTGCTGGACCGCTTCAAGATCTCCAAGGCATTCAGTGATTACACCCGGCAACGGGAGGTCTCGACCAAAGCCTTGCTGGAAGGTGCCTACAAGAACTTTGCCGAATATGTGGTCAACGGCAGCTTCAGTGTCGAACTGCAACCCTTGAAAATCTGGCGTCACCAATGGAATGAGCGCGCCGGAGAGCAAGCGTTCAAGCTCGACAGCGAAACAGTCATTATCGGCGGCGACGACATCATCGATGCCCGCGACGGCATACCGCCAAACCTCGCGGGTAGCGTCAAAGGTACGCCCGGCGATGACAAAGGCGTGTTCTGGCGCCTCGATGACGGCAACGACCAGGTCGTCGGGGTCAAGGACAAACCTAACTTCTTCAGCTATCGGGAGGGCACGAAGACCCTGACCGGGGGCAGCAAGGCCGATGAGTTTTACTTCGAAACCACCGACAAGATGCTCAATCAGCAAGCAGCGCCATCCGGCATCAGCACGCTCGATGGCGGCGAAGGTTCCGACACCCTGGCCTTTGAAGGCCGCCGCCCCGTCACTGATACTCGCCACCTCGGTTACAACATCAATCTGCAGACCGGCAAGGTCGCCCTGCGCAGCCATGACCAGACCACGACTGCGATCGAGATCGCACACGTGCGCGCGATCGAAAACATCTCGACATTGCGCAATGGTGTCAGTCTGGTCACCGGGAGCAGCGAGGCCAATCGCATTTCGGCCAATGGCAATGATCACATCGCGGCCGGTGACGGTGACGATACCATTGCCATCCGCGGTGCCGATTGCCGTGTTGACGGAGGTCTCGGCCTGGATCGCTACTACATCGCGGACACCTCAGCCAGGACCACGATCATTGAAGACGGTGAGCAGTCGAGTGTCATCGAACTGGGCTGGCCCATCGAATGGATCCAGCGTTGGCAGATCGTCGGCACCTCACTGCTCGTCAGTTCATTGCGTGGCCGGGACGGTGAGGACCCCGAGCATGTCCTGACTATCGAAAACATCTACCAATGGGTCGACGGTCAACGTCACCTGAAAAATGGCCAATTGCTGTTCAAGACCCAGGACGGCTATGAACTGCTGCCTGCCCTGCCATCGCTGATGCAGGGGGCGCCGGCGCAGGATGTTGAAGTGGTCGTCAGCGTCATCGGCAAATCCGCTGCCACCGAGATCATCAATGGCGGCACGGTCACGCTCACGGAGCAGGGATCGAAGCGGCATTTTGTGGCACGCACCGAGCGCAGGGTCGAATTCGTTGCCGGGCCCGGCCTGCCCAAAACCTCCAGAGTCATCTATCTGGATTACAAGGATGCCGAGATGGTCGATGTGGTCGTCAATTACCATGTCGAGAAGCGCGCGGGCGTATCGCTCAACTCCCACCTGTACTACAGCGACATCAACATCTCGCTGTTGCTTCCAGAGAAAATAGTGACGCTCAAGGGCGTCGTCCAGACATCGACGTACGCCAATGGCTACAGCGGCCAGAACAGCCTGAAGGTCACGACTGCTCATCTGGCACAGGACATTGCCGTGGTAATGCAGGACGGCGTTTCTTACCGGCTGCAACTGCCCGATCTGCCCTATCTGTCGGACGCCATGGAACCGGGCAGCAAGATTCGCAAAGCCGCTGGCTGCCTGAAGCCAAGACATGGTGAATATCTGTTTTCCCGGCCAACGATTGCTCGCACCATCGCGCTGCCAGCCACACCCAACCGGGTCGATATAGAGGCCGCATCCCACAACGGCATCTATGTTCTCCAAGGCGCAAGTTCGTCCTACGACATCTACCTGACCAGCAACATGATCATTCGCCTGATGACTCCGGGAGCCCAAGCAAGAACGAGCAATGCCTCGACTTGGAATCTGTTCACCGCCCGGATGACCGAGGCGATCAGCCGCGATGACATCAAACTGGACGCCGAGCGCCTGTGGGTGGGGAGCGCACTGATCGAGTTGCCGACCATAGAAGATGACATGCCGGTCGAGTCGGTGAGCGTAGTGACCCGCTCCGGCAACATCTATGAGGTCGCCTTGCTGTTTGAAGTGCTGCAACTTTACCTGATCAACGCACAGAGCTATTCGAGCGTCGATAGCCTGCTGGCCGACATTCGCCTGCACCGGCAACGCAATGAGCTGGCCGCCAGAATCATTGTCCAGAACCTTGGCGTGACGACGAAACTGGACGGCACGCTGTATTACAACTCGACAAAAGACTACTGGGGAATCGACAGCAACCCGGCCTTGCGGATCAAACCCGAAGACCTGGTCATAGCGCCGGCCAGCGCCTCTTGA
- a CDS encoding MaoC family dehydratase, with the protein MPYVPVAELKDYVGKELGRSEWLTIDQERINLFAEATGDYQFIHVDPVKAAQTPFGSTIAHGFLSLSLIPKLMEDILILPQGVKMVVNYGLDSVRFIQPVKVNSKVRLKVDLGEVTEKKPGQWLLKATATLEIEGSDKPAYIAEPLSLCFV; encoded by the coding sequence ATGCCCTATGTTCCCGTTGCAGAGCTCAAAGATTATGTCGGCAAGGAACTCGGACGTTCCGAATGGCTCACCATCGATCAGGAACGCATCAACCTGTTCGCCGAAGCCACCGGGGATTATCAGTTCATTCACGTCGACCCGGTCAAAGCCGCGCAAACACCTTTCGGCAGCACCATTGCCCACGGTTTCCTGTCGTTGTCGCTGATCCCCAAATTGATGGAAGACATCCTGATCCTGCCGCAGGGCGTGAAGATGGTGGTCAATTACGGTCTGGACAGCGTGCGTTTCATTCAGCCAGTGAAGGTCAATTCCAAGGTTCGCCTGAAGGTCGATCTGGGTGAAGTCACCGAGAAAAAACCCGGGCAGTGGCTGCTCAAAGCCACCGCGACACTGGAGATAGAAGGCTCGGACAAACCGGCCTATATCGCCGAGCCACTGTCGCTCTGCTTCGTCTGA
- a CDS encoding bifunctional DedA family/phosphatase PAP2 family protein: MGPWLDSVTGWLAANPQWLAAAVFIVAFVECLAIAGLIVPGTVLLFAVAALAGSGALSLSETLLLGFLGGILGDLISYFLGRHFHQNIRRLPGLRHHPEWMAGAETYFQRYGIASLLVGRFIGPLRPMLPMVAGMCDMPFPRFAAVSLLAAAGWSLAYLLPGWATGAAFRLPLPEGFWLEAGIVAASIAVMVGLSANSSLRRHRRATLWISSMSLLILLGLFIGYPYLTALDQGVMTLVQEHRQPLLDEIAVTFTLIGEFRNMLMFSILLTGLLLLCRQWRQAIFAASTLLCTALANTVTKLFFARVRPEILTDPITSFSMPSGHASGSFALFLTLGVLAGRGQPPRMRLTWLLVGCIPALAIALSRVYLGAHWPTDVLAGAMLAACVCAASLWLNQRQGPLNAMPFKVWWLILPALVALFSFFAFRHLPHTLLRYAY, encoded by the coding sequence ATGGGCCCATGGCTCGATAGCGTGACCGGTTGGCTGGCGGCCAATCCACAGTGGCTGGCCGCGGCGGTATTCATTGTTGCCTTTGTCGAATGCCTGGCGATTGCGGGGCTGATCGTGCCTGGCACGGTGCTGCTGTTTGCCGTGGCCGCACTGGCTGGCAGCGGCGCGCTGTCGTTGAGTGAAACCCTGTTGCTGGGCTTCCTCGGCGGCATCCTTGGCGATTTGATCTCGTACTTTCTCGGCCGACATTTCCACCAGAACATCCGACGACTGCCGGGACTGCGCCATCACCCGGAATGGATGGCCGGCGCCGAAACCTATTTCCAGCGCTACGGGATCGCCAGCCTGTTGGTAGGACGCTTTATCGGCCCACTGCGCCCGATGCTGCCAATGGTCGCCGGGATGTGCGACATGCCCTTCCCACGCTTCGCCGCCGTCAGCTTGTTGGCCGCCGCAGGCTGGAGCCTGGCCTATCTGTTGCCCGGTTGGGCCACCGGCGCGGCGTTTCGCTTGCCATTGCCGGAGGGTTTCTGGCTTGAGGCCGGGATCGTCGCTGCCAGCATCGCGGTCATGGTCGGTCTCAGCGCGAACAGCAGCCTGCGCCGTCACCGCCGGGCGACGCTGTGGATCAGCAGCATGAGCCTGTTGATTCTGCTCGGTCTGTTCATCGGCTATCCGTATTTGACAGCCCTCGACCAAGGCGTGATGACGCTGGTGCAGGAACATCGCCAACCGCTGCTGGATGAAATCGCCGTCACCTTTACCCTGATCGGCGAGTTCCGCAACATGCTGATGTTCAGCATTCTGCTGACAGGTCTGCTGTTGCTGTGCCGCCAGTGGCGTCAGGCGATTTTTGCCGCAAGTACCCTGCTGTGCACGGCGCTGGCCAACACGGTGACCAAGCTGTTTTTCGCAAGGGTTCGTCCGGAAATACTGACCGACCCGATTACCAGCTTCAGCATGCCCAGTGGCCATGCCTCGGGTTCGTTCGCACTATTCCTGACCCTGGGCGTCCTCGCTGGCCGCGGCCAACCACCCCGCATGCGCTTGACCTGGCTGCTGGTTGGCTGCATTCCGGCCCTGGCGATTGCCCTTTCACGGGTTTACCTGGGTGCGCACTGGCCGACCGATGTCCTGGCCGGCGCGATGCTGGCGGCATGTGTCTGTGCTGCAAGCCTGTGGCTGAATCAGCGCCAGGGCCCCCTCAATGCAATGCCTTTCAAAGTCTGGTGGCTGATTCTGCCGGCACTGGTGGCACTGTTCAGTTTCTTCGCGTTTCGCCACCTGCCCCACACACTATTGCGTTACGCGTACTGA
- a CDS encoding glutamate-5-semialdehyde dehydrogenase, whose translation MTESVLDYMTRLGRAARAASRVIGRASTAQKNRALQAAANALDAARAELAAANEQDLAAGRANGLEPALLERLELTPARIDGMIVGLRQVAALPDPVGAIRDMSFRPSGIQVGKMRVPLGVIGIIYESRPNVTIDAASLCLKSGNATILRGGSEAIHSNRAIAACIQRGLAEAELPAAVVQVVETTDRAAVGAMITMPEYVDVIVPRGGRGLIERISRDARVPVIKHLDGICHVYVSAHADLPKAQRIAFNAKTYRYGICGAMETLLVDQTVAKDFLPSMAAQFREKGVELRGCERTLAIIDAVAASEDDWSTEYLAPILSIRVVDGLDQAIEHINHYGSHHTDSIVSENLADTRRFVAEVDSASVMINTPTCFADGFEYGLGAEIGISTDKLHARGPVGLEGLTCEKYVVVGDGQLRGQAPV comes from the coding sequence ATGACTGAGTCCGTTCTTGACTACATGACCCGATTGGGTCGCGCCGCCCGCGCAGCTTCCCGGGTCATCGGCCGTGCCAGCACCGCGCAGAAGAACCGCGCCTTGCAGGCTGCTGCCAATGCCCTGGACGCCGCGCGCGCCGAGCTTGCCGCCGCCAATGAACAGGATCTGGCTGCCGGTCGCGCCAATGGTCTGGAGCCGGCACTGCTGGAGCGTCTGGAGCTGACCCCGGCGCGCATCGACGGCATGATCGTCGGTTTGCGTCAGGTCGCGGCACTGCCGGACCCGGTCGGCGCGATCCGCGACATGAGCTTCCGTCCGTCAGGGATTCAGGTCGGCAAAATGCGCGTGCCGCTGGGCGTGATCGGGATCATCTACGAATCCCGGCCCAACGTGACCATCGATGCCGCCAGCCTGTGCCTGAAGTCCGGCAACGCGACCATTCTGCGCGGTGGTTCTGAAGCGATTCATTCCAACCGGGCGATTGCCGCGTGCATTCAGCGCGGTCTGGCCGAGGCCGAGTTGCCCGCCGCCGTGGTGCAAGTGGTCGAAACCACCGACCGTGCCGCCGTTGGCGCGATGATCACCATGCCTGAGTACGTCGACGTGATCGTGCCGCGCGGTGGCCGTGGCTTGATCGAACGTATCAGCCGTGATGCCCGGGTGCCGGTGATCAAGCATCTGGACGGCATCTGCCATGTTTACGTCAGTGCCCACGCCGATCTGCCGAAGGCCCAGCGCATCGCCTTCAATGCCAAGACTTATCGTTATGGCATCTGCGGTGCGATGGAGACGCTGCTGGTTGATCAGACGGTTGCCAAGGATTTCCTGCCGTCGATGGCCGCCCAGTTCCGCGAAAAAGGCGTCGAATTGCGCGGCTGCGAGCGCACCCTAGCGATTATTGACGCCGTTGCGGCCAGCGAAGACGACTGGAGCACCGAGTACCTGGCGCCGATCCTGTCGATCCGTGTGGTCGACGGTCTGGATCAGGCCATCGAACACATCAACCATTACGGCTCCCATCACACCGACTCGATCGTCAGCGAAAACCTCGCCGACACCCGCCGGTTTGTGGCGGAAGTCGACTCGGCGTCGGTGATGATCAACACGCCGACGTGCTTCGCCGATGGATTTGAATACGGATTGGGTGCCGAGATCGGCATTTCTACTGATAAGCTGCACGCCCGTGGCCCGGTAGGTCTCGAAGGACTGACTTGCGAGAAGTATGTCGTGGTCGGTGATGGCCAGTTGCGCGGCCAGGCGCCGGTCTGA
- a CDS encoding LrgB family protein, which yields MLFDWQGAWASVIHHPLFGIGITLGAYQLVLAAFEKTRWIFLQPVLVSMLLVIGVLVGCGLTYAEYRKSTEILSILLGPATVALAVPLYLNLRRIRQLFWPIFTTLVIGGVVATGMGVALGWWFGAEHMILMTMAPKSVTSPIAMLVAEQIGGVAALAAVFVLITGVIGAIFGPTLLNRLGVHSPEARGMALGMTAHAVGTAVAMQESDECGAFAALAMSLMGVATAVFLPLAVSMVV from the coding sequence ATGCTTTTCGACTGGCAGGGCGCCTGGGCTTCGGTCATTCATCATCCGCTGTTCGGCATCGGTATCACCCTCGGTGCCTATCAACTGGTGCTGGCGGCGTTCGAGAAAACCCGCTGGATCTTTCTGCAACCGGTGCTGGTCTCCATGCTGTTGGTGATCGGCGTGCTGGTCGGCTGCGGCCTGACCTACGCCGAGTACCGCAAGAGCACCGAGATTCTCAGCATTCTGCTGGGCCCGGCGACGGTGGCGCTGGCCGTGCCGCTGTATCTCAACCTGCGACGTATTCGGCAATTGTTCTGGCCGATTTTTACTACGCTGGTGATAGGCGGTGTCGTGGCCACGGGCATGGGCGTGGCGCTGGGCTGGTGGTTCGGTGCCGAGCACATGATCCTGATGACCATGGCGCCGAAGTCGGTGACCTCGCCGATTGCCATGTTGGTGGCCGAGCAGATCGGTGGTGTTGCGGCACTGGCCGCTGTGTTCGTATTGATCACCGGGGTGATTGGCGCGATTTTTGGTCCGACGCTGTTGAACCGCCTCGGTGTGCACAGCCCGGAAGCGCGCGGAATGGCGCTTGGCATGACCGCTCACGCGGTCGGCACGGCAGTGGCCATGCAGGAAAGTGATGAGTGCGGTGCCTTTGCGGCGCTGGCGATGAGTTTGATGGGCGTGGCCACGGCGGTGTTCCTGCCGTTGGCGGTGTCGATGGTGGTGTAA
- a CDS encoding CidA/LrgA family protein: MLLRGLTMLVLFQLLGTALNHLLLPVLPGPIIGLLLLLVFLIIRGEVGEPLNLAAGSLLRYLPLLLVPPAVGVMVYASDIAADFWAIVGALVLSLILSMAFAGVLMQRLVKRHAPASEES, encoded by the coding sequence ATGTTGCTACGTGGCCTGACCATGCTGGTGCTGTTCCAATTGCTCGGTACGGCGCTCAATCATTTGCTGTTGCCGGTACTGCCGGGGCCGATCATCGGTCTGCTGCTGTTGCTGGTCTTTCTGATCATTCGCGGTGAAGTCGGCGAACCGCTGAATCTCGCGGCCGGTAGCCTGCTGCGTTATCTGCCGTTGTTGTTGGTGCCGCCGGCGGTGGGCGTGATGGTTTATGCGAGCGACATTGCCGCGGATTTCTGGGCGATTGTCGGCGCGCTGGTGCTGTCGTTGATCCTGTCGATGGCTTTTGCCGGGGTGCTGATGCAGCGTCTGGTCAAGCGCCACGCACCTGCGTCGGAGGAGTCCTGA
- the nadD gene encoding nicotinate-nucleotide adenylyltransferase yields MASCAARRRSDLTDLDLTAPQTGSEPRPRRIGVLGGTFDPVHIGHLRGGLEVAEALALDELRLMPNARPPHRGTPQVSAQDRLAMVECAVAGLPSLVVDARELQRDKPSWTIDTLESMRAEMPAETQVFLLLGWDAFCGLPTWHRWEELLQHCHILVLQRPDADSEPPDALRNLLAARSVSDPLALKGPSGQIAFVWQTPLAVSATQIRQLLASGKSVRFLVPDAVLAYIDAHGLYRASN; encoded by the coding sequence ATGGCCAGTTGCGCGGCCAGGCGCCGGTCTGACTTGACCGACCTCGACCTGACAGCGCCGCAAACCGGCAGCGAGCCTCGCCCCCGTCGTATCGGCGTATTGGGCGGTACGTTCGACCCGGTGCACATCGGCCATTTGCGCGGTGGGCTGGAAGTCGCCGAAGCGCTGGCGCTCGACGAGTTGCGTCTGATGCCGAATGCGCGGCCGCCACATCGCGGTACGCCGCAGGTGTCGGCGCAGGATCGCTTGGCGATGGTCGAGTGTGCGGTGGCCGGATTGCCGTCGCTGGTGGTGGACGCCCGCGAATTGCAGCGGGACAAGCCGTCCTGGACCATTGATACCCTGGAGTCGATGCGCGCTGAAATGCCCGCCGAGACCCAGGTTTTTCTGCTTTTGGGCTGGGACGCATTTTGCGGCCTGCCCACTTGGCACCGCTGGGAAGAGTTGCTCCAGCATTGCCATATCCTGGTGCTACAGCGCCCGGACGCCGACAGCGAACCGCCGGATGCCTTGCGCAACCTGCTGGCAGCGCGTTCGGTGAGCGACCCGCTGGCCCTGAAAGGGCCGAGCGGACAGATTGCATTCGTCTGGCAGACACCGCTCGCGGTTTCCGCCACCCAGATCCGTCAACTGCTGGCCAGCGGTAAGTCGGTACGTTTCCTGGTGCCCGACGCGGTCCTGGCCTACATCGATGCGCACGGTCTGTACCGTGCGTCGAACTGA
- a CDS encoding DNA-3-methyladenine glycosylase, which produces MSNLTVRNRAERLPLGLPDTFFDRDTQVLARDLLGKVIRHRIGDLWLSARIIETEAYYCAEKGSHASLGYTEKRKALFLDGGHIYMYYARGGDSLNFSAQGPGNAVLIKSAYPWVDEISGPASLAQMLLNNPDAQGRPRPSQKLCAGQTLLCKALGLKVPMWDAKRFDHQLLLVEDTGPAPPHIIQTTRLGIPHGRDEHLMYRFVDSAYAQWCTRNPLRRGQVEGRDYFLL; this is translated from the coding sequence ATGTCCAACCTGACCGTTCGCAACCGCGCCGAACGCCTGCCGCTGGGGCTCCCGGACACGTTTTTCGACCGTGACACGCAAGTGCTGGCCCGCGATCTGCTCGGCAAAGTCATCCGCCATCGGATCGGCGACCTGTGGCTCAGTGCGCGAATCATTGAAACCGAAGCGTATTACTGCGCAGAAAAAGGCAGTCACGCCTCCCTCGGCTATACAGAAAAACGTAAGGCTTTGTTTCTGGATGGCGGACACATCTATATGTATTACGCCCGCGGGGGTGACTCCCTGAACTTCAGCGCACAGGGGCCGGGCAATGCCGTACTGATCAAATCCGCCTATCCGTGGGTCGATGAAATCAGCGGCCCGGCGAGCCTGGCGCAGATGCTGCTGAACAATCCGGATGCCCAGGGCCGTCCGCGCCCGTCGCAGAAGCTCTGCGCCGGTCAGACCTTGCTGTGCAAAGCACTGGGTTTGAAAGTACCGATGTGGGACGCCAAACGTTTCGATCACCAATTGCTTCTGGTAGAAGACACCGGGCCTGCGCCGCCGCACATCATTCAAACCACACGCCTGGGCATTCCCCATGGCCGTGACGAGCACTTGATGTACCGCTTCGTCGACTCAGCTTATGCGCAATGGTGCACGCGGAACCCGCTTCGACGTGGCCAGGTCGAAGGCCGGGATTATTTCTTGCTGTGA
- a CDS encoding LON peptidase substrate-binding domain-containing protein, with translation MSLPLFPLNTVLFPGCNLDLQIFEARYLDMIGRCMKQGAGFGVVCILEGHEVGAAPEGFALVGCEARITDFQQQDNGLLGIRVQGARRFNVLRTEVQRDQLIIADVEWLDEEPEQPLQDEDADLMALLKALAEHPMVEALNMGIEALGQQSLANQLAYLLPFAEEDKIDLLQLDDPQQRLDAIQALLDELQGELFA, from the coding sequence ATGAGTCTGCCGCTTTTCCCGCTGAACACGGTGCTGTTTCCCGGTTGCAATCTCGATTTGCAGATATTCGAGGCGCGCTATCTGGACATGATCGGCCGCTGCATGAAACAGGGCGCAGGCTTCGGCGTCGTGTGCATCCTTGAGGGCCATGAAGTCGGCGCTGCCCCTGAAGGTTTTGCCTTGGTCGGATGTGAGGCGCGCATCACCGATTTCCAGCAGCAGGACAATGGTCTGCTGGGGATTCGGGTGCAGGGCGCTCGGCGCTTCAACGTGTTACGCACCGAGGTGCAGCGCGATCAATTGATCATCGCCGATGTCGAGTGGCTGGACGAGGAGCCCGAGCAACCGTTGCAGGACGAAGACGCCGACCTGATGGCGCTGCTCAAGGCATTGGCGGAGCACCCGATGGTCGAGGCGCTGAACATGGGCATTGAAGCGCTGGGACAGCAGTCTTTGGCCAATCAATTGGCCTATCTGTTGCCTTTCGCTGAAGAAGACAAAATCGACCTGCTACAACTCGATGATCCGCAACAGCGACTCGATGCGATCCAAGCGTTGCTCGATGAGTTGCAGGGCGAATTGTTCGCCTAG